The following proteins are co-located in the Fluviicola sp. genome:
- a CDS encoding LPXTG cell wall anchor domain-containing protein, with amino-acid sequence MINGFLLIAAAVTDPETDTSILWYILPTSGFALLLSLYFIIKRRRKK; translated from the coding sequence ATGATTAACGGTTTTCTTTTAATAGCTGCAGCAGTAACGGATCCGGAAACAGACACCTCTATTCTCTGGTACATTCTGCCCACCAGTGGTTTTGCTTTATTACTTTCGCTTTACTTTATTATCAAACGAAGAAGAAAAAAGTAA